The region TTCTCTAATTCTTCTCTTGGTAATGTCTCAACTTCCGGTCTCCACATCTTTACCTTTGCCATAAAAAACCTCCTTACATTGTAGGGTCAGTAAAATTTCACTCTATACCTTTCAACAAACACTCGACGCATTCATTCAAACGTGTGATCCATTAAATATTTTTTTGTGATAGAAATTTTCGATTGCATATAAACGAGGTTTTGTCTCCATGCCGTCATCAATACTATCCTCTCTTCATCATATATTGCAGAAGTAAGATCATTAAGAGATCTGTACGGCCTCTTGGTGTTATATATTCGAAACGCTTCGTCTCAATGGTCTCCCGGCATTCCGGAGAATCTTAAACCGGTGAAGGTTGAGGCATTCATCCTTGAATATCCCATGAAAGCTCTCGACAAAGACATCTTCCATCAGACATTTTATTCGGGCGATTTAAGTACATTTAACACCAGCGATGACAATAATTTTCTCCACCTTCGGAAGTTGGATTCTATTGTACAAGATTTGGGAGAAAAAGGGTCCAGGAAGGAAACGCAATAAGAAGAATTGTGCCCACCATCATCGCTACAAAGAAGAGGAATGTACCCTTGAATATCACCTCAAGCGGTAAATCGTTTGTTATCCCTTTTATTACGTAGACATTTATGCCGACAGGCGGGGTTATCGTACCCATACCTGTTAAAATGGTAACAATAACACCAAACCAGATAGGATCATATCCTAAATGCTTCACAACAGGATAAAAGATAGGGACGGCAAGGATCATGAAAGGCAATGAATCAACAAAACATCCCCCTATAAGAAAGATCAACATAATTATCATCATAATGAAAAAGCCAGGGATCTTCAAAGTAACGATCCAGTCGGAAAGCATAAATGTTATATTCGATAATGTTATGAAATGACCAAAAACTGTGGCAAAACCCATTATGGTAAGAATCATACAGGATGTTCTCAGCGCCTCCTTCGTATTCAGAAGAAATGATTTCCATGTCAATTCCCTTCTTACAAGACCAACAATAATTGCGCCTACGGCCCCTATTCCGCCGGCCTGGGTTGGTGTAAAAAAACCAAAAATGAGCCCGCCTATAACTACAATAAAAAGTAGTATTACATCTATTATTTTTCCAATTGCCCTTATTCGTTCTTTTAATGCCATTTTTTCACCGGGTGGTCCTACTTTCGGGTTCTTGAGGCAGTAAAGATAAACAGCAAGGGACATGAAAATAGCAAGTACTATACCCGGAACTATACCGGCGACAAATAGCTTTCCTATGGATTCCGATGTTATAATGCCGTACACAAGAAGGACCACGCTTGGAGGGATGAGGATGCCGAGCGTTCCGGAAGCGGCAACGCAACCTGCTGCAAGCATGTCATTATACTTATATTTTCTCATGGCTGGAATTGCAAGCTTCCCCATGGTAGCAGACGTTGCGGTGCAGGAACCGCAGATCGCCCCAAAACCTGCACAGGCAAATATCGTAGAGACGGCAAGACCTCCTCTTATGTGCCCGAAAATACTATAAGCTGCCTCGTAAAGCCTGTTTCCGAGACCTGCCGAAAATCCATAGTATCCCATAAGGATAAACATGGGGATCGCGCTTATAGAATAAGAACTGAATAAGTCAAAAAGATCACGGGGGATGAACATAAGGGCTGTGCTAAATGATGTAAGATATGAAAGCCCTAAAAGGGCGGCAAGACCCATAGAAAAGGCAATGGGCATTCTTATCAGAAAAAAGAAAAGAAGCACAATTATCCCTATAATAAATACCGAAACTGGGTTCATAAGTCTTACCTTCCCTTTATAGACGTCATAGTCTTGATAATATAAAAAAGTATTACCGGTACAATACCTATTGCAATAACATACGCAAACGGGAAAAGCGGGATCTTTGAGACAGATCCTATCTCGTCAGATATTTGCAGGGAATATCCATATTCCAGGGTCTGGTATAAGATCAAGCCGAAAAAGATGACAAGGATGATGGAAACAAAAATGTTTATTAATCTTTTCGGGGTATCTGGAAACTTCTCGAGGATAAAATCTATGCTTATATGAAACCCCAGATAAAGACCGATGGGAATGGTAAGGGCTATGGCAATAACCTGAGCAAAGCTGGTGACTTCAAACGCTCCGGGAAGCGGAAAATTGAAAAACTTTGACCCGACGACATCAATAACATTTACGAGTACCATAATAAGATATCCCACAACCCCTACCCATTCAAAGGTTTTACTCATATTTTTTACGAATCTTTCAAACCTTTCCATCGTTTAGGCCTCTCTTTGTTTATTTAAACTCCACTCTTAAATAATCAGGACCGGTTGATGATTTTATTCCAGCCTCTTTTTGTTTCTTTGTCCAATAATCCCTTCTTTCTTTCAGGTAGCTTATCCACCCTCTTACTTCCTTCTCGCCATGGCCTGCAGAGACCATTGTCTTCACGTACTTTTCAATAACGGGGGCAGCGGCTTTGATCCATTTTTTACTCTCTTCAGGGGAAAGCTGTATAAATTTTACACCCTTTTCAATGGCGAACTTCTTCCCCTCTATATCGATCTTATTCCACATCTCTGCCAGTTTTTCCTCAAAGGGATATTCGTTGAATACCTTTTTCACATCAGCCGGTAATTTGTTCCATGTATTGTTGTTCATAATGAGATAGAACGTATATCCCTGACCTATCGGCCAGATCTCTGTTACATATTTTACCACCTCTGCATATCTGAAGGCCTGCAATGTTTCCATTGATATGTATAAACCATCTATAACCTTTTTTAAGACAGCATCATATGCCTCAGGCGTCGAGATTGCCCTTGGTGTTCCTCCAAGCGCTGATACGACCTCGCCGACGTAACCTGTGCCCCTTATGTTCATGCCCTTCAGATCCTCCAATTTATATACGGGCTTTGTTGTCTGCAATACGTTCAGCCCGCATATAGAAAAGGCAAGGACGTGGACCTTATCCCATTCTTTTGGTTTAAATTTTTTATAAAAATCGTTTGCCACATGGGTTGCAACCCATTCGGTATTATACCCGATAGGCATGTCAAGCGCTTCTGTCTCTTTAAAACGTCCAAATGTATACCCGATATTCGCGAAACCGAGATCTGCCATCCCCTTCTCGACCCCGTCATACATCTTTGGCGCGGTGAGGAGGGTTCCTGCCGGATAGTACTTGAATTTTACTTTGCCGTTTGTTTTCGCTTCGATATCCTTTATGAAGACTTCCATGATCTTTGTATGTGCTGTGCCGATTGGGAAATAATTGGCAAATTTAAGCTCAATCGGAGCTGAAAATGAGTACGAAGAAAAAAGCAAAAGCATTGCAAAACTCAAAGCCAATGAAACAACAATCATCCTCTTCATTTTTTACCTCCCTCTTTTTGATTTTTGACTTACCATACCTCAATCCTTTTAAACACACTCATTGTTGAAATGTCAAGGGTTAATCACGGTATTATTGCAGCTACCACCTCCCCACCTCTTGCAGAACTCCCCTCTAAATACTATAAATCTAAGGATGTCTGCAACCATCATTTAAAGATATTACACATGAACAATATTAAGTTCAGCAATATTCATGCCAATTTCCTCTTTTTATAGAATAGTTGATAACTACTTGTTATTATTAGTTCTAATTTTTAATGGGAAGACTTTCCGATACGACGATTATCTAAGATATGTAACCAATAAGATGCAGAACATTTGTGCAATATTCCTCTGTTTCTCTTTACGGTAAGTATACTGTTTGACCCGGGACGAGTCATAAATGCTGTTATCATTTGGTTTTTCTGTTTCATGGAAAGTGATCTTTTGACCGATACAGCGTGAATACCACCTGAATAGAAGACTTGCGAGTTTGTATCTCTGAAGTTACATGTAATCTCTGGGATGCATTATCCTGCGTATATTTTCTCAATACCACTCAACCTCATCCTTGCCAGGGCAATCTTTTGAAGCAACGAGCCGTCAAGGATTATCCTTTCGGAGACCTTTTTGTATCTTCCCGGATGATGCACCCGATGGTACGGGCCTTGCCGCAGAATGATTCCGGGATCTCATCCTCCTGCCAGTATAACCATTGTTACTTCTACCTCGTCCTTCTCTTTCAGCGCCACATTGTTGCCGTTCGCAATATTTTCATACTCAACGCCATTTACATAGATCTTAAAATCACCCTGGATCTCCCCGCTATCAGGGGAGCAGATAGGAAAACCAACCCTATCGGATAACTCGCTTACTACCTTTTTCAACGTCGGCGATTCCATTTTCAATACAACCTCGCCGACAAAATTTGTTTTTACTATCATCAGATTGCTCCTCCGTGCGGTATGCCTTATCTTACACCTTGTACGTATTAATGCCCATTTTCCTTTAACGGTAATCCTCTTAAAAAGGAAGAGACCTCTCACACCAGAGGTCTCTTCGGCATATATTACACAAAACCTTTCATCCTTAAAAAAGTGTCCATCCTGTTCTCAACGCCTCCATATCACCGCATCATAATAACGGAGGGTAGAGACCTCGCTCAGCTCATGGCTTTAGAGGTCTCTACGGGGGGTATTATGAAGGGTCACTTTTTTTCTTGCGCTTTCAATGCGTTGAACATTCTTTCAGGGGTTACGGGGACTCTCATCACCCTCACGCCCGTTGCGTCATAGATTGCGTTGACCACTGCCGAAATAACAGCAGCCCTGGCGCACTCCCCTATCTCTTTTGCGCCCCAGGGGCCCTTTGGCTCAAAGTCTGAGCAGTCGATGACCTCGATCTCCGGGACATCGAATGCCCTCGG is a window of Syntrophorhabdaceae bacterium DNA encoding:
- a CDS encoding TRAP transporter large permease, which produces MNPVSVFIIGIIVLLFFFLIRMPIAFSMGLAALLGLSYLTSFSTALMFIPRDLFDLFSSYSISAIPMFILMGYYGFSAGLGNRLYEAAYSIFGHIRGGLAVSTIFACAGFGAICGSCTATSATMGKLAIPAMRKYKYNDMLAAGCVAASGTLGILIPPSVVLLVYGIITSESIGKLFVAGIVPGIVLAIFMSLAVYLYCLKNPKVGPPGEKMALKERIRAIGKIIDVILLFIVVIGGLIFGFFTPTQAGGIGAVGAIIVGLVRRELTWKSFLLNTKEALRTSCMILTIMGFATVFGHFITLSNITFMLSDWIVTLKIPGFFIMMIIMLIFLIGGCFVDSLPFMILAVPIFYPVVKHLGYDPIWFGVIVTILTGMGTITPPVGINVYVIKGITNDLPLEVIFKGTFLFFVAMMVGTILLIAFPSWTLFLPNLVQ
- a CDS encoding TRAP transporter small permease; translated protein: MERFERFVKNMSKTFEWVGVVGYLIMVLVNVIDVVGSKFFNFPLPGAFEVTSFAQVIAIALTIPIGLYLGFHISIDFILEKFPDTPKRLINIFVSIILVIFFGLILYQTLEYGYSLQISDEIGSVSKIPLFPFAYVIAIGIVPVILFYIIKTMTSIKGR
- a CDS encoding TRAP transporter substrate-binding protein, giving the protein MKRMIVVSLALSFAMLLLFSSYSFSAPIELKFANYFPIGTAHTKIMEVFIKDIEAKTNGKVKFKYYPAGTLLTAPKMYDGVEKGMADLGFANIGYTFGRFKETEALDMPIGYNTEWVATHVANDFYKKFKPKEWDKVHVLAFSICGLNVLQTTKPVYKLEDLKGMNIRGTGYVGEVVSALGGTPRAISTPEAYDAVLKKVIDGLYISMETLQAFRYAEVVKYVTEIWPIGQGYTFYLIMNNNTWNKLPADVKKVFNEYPFEEKLAEMWNKIDIEGKKFAIEKGVKFIQLSPEESKKWIKAAAPVIEKYVKTMVSAGHGEKEVRGWISYLKERRDYWTKKQKEAGIKSSTGPDYLRVEFK